The Lycium barbarum isolate Lr01 chromosome 4, ASM1917538v2, whole genome shotgun sequence nucleotide sequence ACTCTGAAAATAACAAGAGGATAAGCTTGTACTTTCAAGCAAATCAAAGGGACACCCTTTAGGTGTTTCTATCCATCatccagatggacccttaaacttgacatgttttgtaagataggcatataaacttataaggtgaccagatagacacttaaacttactcaaagtgtatttttcaagtttttcagttgttttgaaaataaaaactatatttttcaaacactcacaattttcatggccaaacaagccctaaatatatcacaaaatattttttttaaaatgcaaaaataagtcaaacgcatatacatgagactataaatgtgcacttaaaccaataaatactcgctaatcgcaattttgcagctttcaattaactcggttttttttacacttgaataattaaaaaacaataactttaaccaataaaaatccttaaaaaaagaaatttcaaattaagaaatttcttttttttaaggattttcttctcggctttacagttttcttaatttgaaatttcttttacacttgaaatactgaacttagaaatttcttaatttgaaatttctttttttaaggatttttattggttaaagttattgttttttaattattcaagtgtaaaaaaaaatccgagttaattgaaagctgcaaaattgcgattagcgagtatttattggtttaagtgcacatttatagtctcatgtatatgcatttgccttatttttgcattttaaaaaaaatattttgtgatatatttagggcttgtttggccatgaaaattgtgagtgtttgaaaaatatagtttttgttttcaaaacaactgaaaaacttgaaaaatacactttgagtaagtttaagtgtctatctggtcaccttataagtttatatgcctatcttacaaaaaatgtcaagtttaaggatccatctaggtattaagcctccAAAAGTGTAATCCAAAAAGATAGCTTTTAATGCAATAAAACGGGTGGGATGGATGAGATGTTTTAATAGTTAATAAGAAATTTGGGTTCAATTCCTGCTAAAGAAGAAAATTTCTAGTAGAACCGCTTCTCCTTTTAGTGGGTCCCACAAGAACACAAATCTCGAATAGGCGAACCAGTAAGTCTCGAACATATAAGGAATTAAGAGCAGATTTATGGGGGATTTATTGGTTTACGTGAATTTAATAGCTTTTTTTGCTATATATTCATAAATAATTTGAGGTTGCTATAGGAACCCATAAACTTTAAATCCATGATCCGCCTTTACCAGATCATGAAtttaaagtaaaaaatgaaacaaaaaagAGAAAGATGTTCTTCCCATTTCTTATATAAAAGGTTCTCATTGAAACCCAAAGAAAACCACATTACACTCACAAAACCAAAACAAAAATATGGTTTTCTCCACTTACCTTAACTCTCTCTCAAAAACACCTCAAAAGCTAAAGAAAAGAATGCTAGCAACATGGACACCAGACCAAGAACTCAACAAAGTGAGGCTAAGGTCTGGTGCTGATATGAAGAGAAAACTCACATGGTATGATTTAGTAGCACTTGGAGTTGGAGGAATGCTTGGTGTTGGTGTCTTTGTTACCACTGGCCCAGTTGCTCGTAAAACCTCTGGACCTTCTGTTTTTGTCTCATACATAATAGCTGCTATATCAGCTCTTCTTTCTTCCTTGTGCTATACTGAGTTCTCCGTTGATGTCCCTGTTGCTGGTGGTGCCTTCAGTTATCTCCGAGTTACCTTTGGTAAGGATTTAAGGATTTAATGTAGcagtttaacttatatacaccgACATgtcatctaaaaaaaaaaaagaaagataaacTACAGATAACTTCTGTTCATAATAAGTGGAACTATTATTACTTGGAAAAGAAAACACGCTAAACTACGCTGATTTTTAAGCTATCAGGGTGATTTAGCTTGTTAtacaaattttaaatattttggtTTTCTTATAAGAATGTACTATAACAAGTTTATATAAATGTTGTTAATGGGTGCAGGAGAGTTTGTAGGATACTTTGCAGGAGCAAATATATTAATGGAGTACGTGTTGTCAAATGCTGCTGTTTCAAGAAGTTTTACGGAGTATTTGTCTTTTGCGTTTGGTAGGAATGATCCAAATTCATGGAGAGTCCATGTACATGGTCTAATGCTAGGTTACAACATGTTGGACTTCCCTGCCGTTGCACTGATTATTGTCCTTACTATTTGCTTGTGTCATAGGTATGTTTATTTTCTCCTACAgttaaacctctctataacatcaTTTGTTTGGATATTTTTTGGCTGCTATAGCAAATTGTTGTTGTAACATGACATGAAAAGAGTTGGCCGTTATATAATAAATTGTCGTTATAGAGAATGGTCGTTAATTATAGAGAGGTCTAATATATTGTATATACTAATAAATTAACTTTTAGTGGTTTATGATAGTGATATGAGTGGTGTATATTATTTGGGATTTTGCAGCACTAAGGAAAGCTCAATGTTGAACCTGATAATGACAGTGTTCCATGTGGTTTTCTTTGGATTTATAATAATTGCTGGCTTTTGCAACGGAAAAGTTGAAAACTTAGTAAAGCCAGGAGGAATAGCACCTTATGGAGTTAGAGGGATTCTTGATGGAGCAGCCATAGTTTACTTCAGTTATATTGGATATGATACAGTGTCCACCATGGCTGAAGAAATAAGAAACCCTTCCAAGACTCTACCTGTTGGAATTGTTGGCTCAGTCCTCATTGTTTCTGTCCTCTATTGCCTCATGGCTTTATCTTTGTGCCTTTTGCTACCTTATAACATGGTAagtcattcaactttccatcattTATATATGTTCATTGCTCATCTTCAGGTAACAACGACAGTGTAAAGAATTTCTACAGtattccctctgtcccaatttacgtGGCACCatttcctttttggtctgtctcaaaaaaatgtcacatttctatatttaaaaataatttaactttatgagataatttacaaCCACACATTTATATAAGGCTGGTTTTGGaaacacatttcaaaagtctttctcctttcttaaactttgtgccaagtcaaatggtgccacataaattgggacggagggaagcAGATTGCCTGCTTTATTTTTAGATAACTAGCTCTACGTATTATGGACAGTTGTAATTATCTTTTTGGCAACCTGATAGTCAAAATTCTTCTACGCATGTTGTTTATATCATTTATAAATGATTGTAGATCCCAGAAGGAGCATCATTTTCAGCGGTTTTCCAGCAGATGGGGTGGAAGTGGGCAAGCAATGTAGTAGGGGCTGGTGCAAGCTTGGGTATTGTGGCATCTTTATTAGTAGCCATGCTTGGACAAGCAAGGTACCTTTGTGTCATTGGGAGGGCTAGGCTTGTACCTTCTTGGTTTGCTAAAGTACATCCCACAACTGGCACTCCATTAAATGCTACTATCGTCTTGGGTAAGTAGTACCGTTAAATTGTGTGATTATTTGATTTTAAAATTTAAGCTATGTTAGAGAAATCACTTCTTTAATGGGCTGAATCAACTAATAGTTTTTTTGAATGACATTTCGCTGGCACTTTAATCCGTTTTTCGAAAAAAGACATCTTGAACAGATTTCTCAATCTTTGTCTTCATTAGATTATCATTCAATTCATCCACCCAATTAGGAGTACTAAATATTGGAATTTTAATTCTTCAAATTGTTCACAAAGTTTCAACTATTCAACAAACATGTGAATACGTATGGTGGTCTAAATGATTATCAAAATGAACAGCCGTTATCGAATCAGATGGTATGTATTTTAAGAGATATCCTCGTCACGAGCTAGTCCCTaccatatgatatgacatactataAACTAAATTTATTTGAGGCCTCCTGTTAAAAATAAAGGGAACTTtttgtttgtatatgtttgtggttGTTGTTTCTTTTCTCTTTGGTCTTCTTCTTTAGTAATTTCCCCCCTAGTGATATAAGCTTAGTTGGAGCCTCAGTTGTCTTCaaaatattcatattatatatttgGGAGAATAAAACACTTTTTTTGGTAAGCCTATATCACAAGAAACTTTCACAGGTAAATTTGACCTAGCTACTAGTCAGAGGCAGACGCAGACTTATAGCACTTAGTTCATTTGAACTCATTACTTTCGGTGCGAAGTAtaaatttgtgtataaaaattCATTAAAATTGCAACAAGtctgaaatttaaaaaatataatacCTAGGTTCAATGCTAATTAAAAACTTTAAACGTTGAACTCATTGAATCTAAATCGTGGATTTGCATATGCTATGTACAAGTTAATTAAGACTTGAATTTCAACAAGGCATTCTTCtcatagcttttttttttttggtacatctttttttttttgcaggtaTTTGCCAAGCGTCAATTGCATTATTCACAGAGCTTGATATTGTGATAGAGATGATCTCCATTGGCACATTACTAGTATTCTACTTAGTATCCAATGCACTTATATTTCGTCGATATGTAATCCTTAGCAAGAATCCACCATATCACACTCTCTTCTTCCTCTGCCTCCTTTCATGCACCTCTTTTGCATTCTCTTTAGCATGGAAATTCAAGCTACGATGGTGGAATCTCTTGTTATTCGCGGGCCTTACAATTTCAGCGACAGTCATTTTCCAGTGTTTGGTCCCCCTGGTCGTTATAGAACGACCAGAAAGTTGGTCGGTCCCCTTCATGCCATGGCCTGCTACAATATCCATTTTCCTAAATGTCTTTCTCATGACAACTTTGAAAATGGTGGCATACAGAAGATTTGGGATATGGGCTGGTGTGATAACATTGTTTTATGTACTTTATGGTGTCCACTCAACATATCATGCAGAAGAAATAATGGAGATGGTAGTTGTTGATGATGTGAACACCAATTCTTCCTCCCAACAAACTACTAAAGTTGAAATCCAACTTCTTTAAATGTACAAGATTTCATTCAGATTGTTCCATTTGCTGAGTATAAGAATGTTAGTTCTATTGTTCACA carries:
- the LOC132638189 gene encoding cationic amino acid transporter 6, chloroplastic-like, whose product is MVFSTYLNSLSKTPQKLKKRMLATWTPDQELNKVRLRSGADMKRKLTWYDLVALGVGGMLGVGVFVTTGPVARKTSGPSVFVSYIIAAISALLSSLCYTEFSVDVPVAGGAFSYLRVTFGEFVGYFAGANILMEYVLSNAAVSRSFTEYLSFAFGRNDPNSWRVHVHGLMLGYNMLDFPAVALIIVLTICLCHSTKESSMLNLIMTVFHVVFFGFIIIAGFCNGKVENLVKPGGIAPYGVRGILDGAAIVYFSYIGYDTVSTMAEEIRNPSKTLPVGIVGSVLIVSVLYCLMALSLCLLLPYNMIPEGASFSAVFQQMGWKWASNVVGAGASLGIVASLLVAMLGQARYLCVIGRARLVPSWFAKVHPTTGTPLNATIVLGICQASIALFTELDIVIEMISIGTLLVFYLVSNALIFRRYVILSKNPPYHTLFFLCLLSCTSFAFSLAWKFKLRWWNLLLFAGLTISATVIFQCLVPLVVIERPESWSVPFMPWPATISIFLNVFLMTTLKMVAYRRFGIWAGVITLFYVLYGVHSTYHAEEIMEMVVVDDVNTNSSSQQTTKVEIQLL